A single genomic interval of Juglans regia cultivar Chandler chromosome 1, Walnut 2.0, whole genome shotgun sequence harbors:
- the LOC118343820 gene encoding uncharacterized protein LOC118343820, which yields MAEASSSKRKKNPKKFLMTESDIAMAQKLMQLSDEDSNNNNKKRDADDDQEVDQSRSDITSAVIEEIFGKEEVIMQCRPKKRRYRTLDSIYTETKPMNARYRKH from the coding sequence ATGGCAGAAGCATCATCTTCTAAACGTAAGAAAAATCCCAAGAAGTTCCTCATGACTGAGTCGGACATTGCCATGGCTCAGAAGCTCATGCAGCTTAGCGACGAAGATAGCAACAATAACAACAAGAAGAGGGACGCAGATGatgatcaagaggttgatcagaGCCGAAGCGATATAACTTCGGCAGTGATTGAAGAGATTTTCGGGAAAGAAGAGGTCATCATGCAGTGCCGGCCGAAGAAGCGGAGGTATCGAACTCTTGATAGTATTTACACGGAGACGAAACCGATGAATGCTAGATACCGGAAACATTAA